In Rutidosis leptorrhynchoides isolate AG116_Rl617_1_P2 chromosome 2, CSIRO_AGI_Rlap_v1, whole genome shotgun sequence, one genomic interval encodes:
- the LOC139893956 gene encoding polyadenylate-binding protein RBP47C'-like isoform X2, producing MDSQESSPKEKDTGAVNTTAKDSANSEVEKQEKQETNTQPTVVVATTAAVTAPVVPQQHQWVAMQYPAAAMVMQHQMMAPSPGHGHYPMAPHYMPYHPHHLHHAAAQQPQQGGGGGENRTVWVGDLHNWMDEDYLRSCFASTGEVASIKVIRNKQTGFSEGYGFVEFFSHAAAEKVLQTYTCIAMPNTEQPFRLNWATFSMGDKRSNNGSDLSIFVGDLAADVTDTLLHETFFNKYPSVKAAKVVIDANTGRSKGYGFVRFGDDSERTQAMTEMNGTYCSSRPMRIGAATPRKSSGYQQQYGSQGGYMSNGGSHSDGDSNNTTIFVGGLDPTVSDEDLRQPFSQYGDIISVKIPIGKGCGFVQFANRNNAEEALQKLNGTTIGKQTVRLSWGRNPANKQLRNDFGNQWAGAYYGGPMYDGYDYAMTPPHDPSMYAAAYGSYPMYGIHQQQVS from the exons AAACAAGAGAAACAAGAAACCAATACTCAGCCAACGGTGGTGGTTGCTACAACAGCGGCGGTGACGGCGCCAGTTGTGCCACAGCAACATCAGTGGGTGGCGATGCAATATCCGGCGGCGGCGATGGTAATGCAGCATCAAATGATGGCGCCGTCACCGGGACATGGACATTATCCGATGGCACCACACTATATGCCATACCATCCGCATCATCTTCATCATGCGGCGGCGCAACAGCCACAGCAGGGTGGCGGCGGTGGAGAGAACCGGACTGTTTGGGTTGGTGATCTTCATAATTGGATGGATGAAGATTATCTTCGTAGCTGTTTTGCTTCTACCGGCGAG GTTGCTTCAATTAAAGTGATACGCAATAAACAGACTGGTTTTTCAGAGGGATATGGATTTGTGGAGTTTTTTTCACATGCTGCTGCTGAGAAGGTTTTGCAGACTTATACATGCATTGCTATGCCTAATACAGAACAACCATTCAGATTGAACTGGGCCACATTTAGCATGGGTGATAAGCGTTCAAATAACGGTTCTGACCTTTCGATATTTGTAGGAGACTTAGCTGCAGATGTAACTGACACTTTATTACATGAAACTTTTTTTAATAAATATCCATCTGTGAAAGCTGCTAAAGTAGTCATTGATGCAAATACTGGTCGCTCGAAAGGTTATGGTTTTGTTAGGTTTGGTGATGATAGTGAGAGGACTCAGGCTATGACTGAAATGAATGGAACTTATTGTTCGAGCCGGCCTATGCGTATTGGTGCTGCTACTCCACGTAAATCGTCTGGTTACCAACAACAATATGGTTCACAAG GTGGTTACATGTCAAATGGTGGATCTCATTCTGATGGAGATTCTAATAACACTACG ATATTTGTGGGAGGGCTTGACCCAACTGTAAGTGATGAGGATCTTAGGCAGCCTTTCTCTCAATATGGCGACATAATTTCAGTGAAAATTCCTATTGGAAAAGGATGTGGATTTGTACAATTCGCCAACAG AAATAATGCCGAAGAGGCACTGCAGAAATTAAATGGGACGACAATTGGGAAGCAAACAGTGAGACTTTCTTGGGGACGTAACCCAGCAAATAAGCAG TTGAGAAACGACTTTGGGAACCAATGGGCAGGGGCATACTATGGAGGGCCAATGTACGACGGGTACGATTATGCTATGACACCACCACATGACCCGAGCATGTACGCTGCTGCATACGGGTCCTACCCGATGTACGGCATTCATCAACAGCAAGTAAGCTAA
- the LOC139893956 gene encoding polyadenylate-binding protein RBP47C'-like isoform X1 produces the protein MDSQESSPKEKDTGAVNTTAKDSANSEVEMESTTNGGESENNSSQKQEKQETNTQPTVVVATTAAVTAPVVPQQHQWVAMQYPAAAMVMQHQMMAPSPGHGHYPMAPHYMPYHPHHLHHAAAQQPQQGGGGGENRTVWVGDLHNWMDEDYLRSCFASTGEVASIKVIRNKQTGFSEGYGFVEFFSHAAAEKVLQTYTCIAMPNTEQPFRLNWATFSMGDKRSNNGSDLSIFVGDLAADVTDTLLHETFFNKYPSVKAAKVVIDANTGRSKGYGFVRFGDDSERTQAMTEMNGTYCSSRPMRIGAATPRKSSGYQQQYGSQGGYMSNGGSHSDGDSNNTTIFVGGLDPTVSDEDLRQPFSQYGDIISVKIPIGKGCGFVQFANRNNAEEALQKLNGTTIGKQTVRLSWGRNPANKQLRNDFGNQWAGAYYGGPMYDGYDYAMTPPHDPSMYAAAYGSYPMYGIHQQQVS, from the exons atGGAATCAACTACTAACGGTGGTGAGTCTGAAAATAATTCTTCACAGAAACAAGAGAAACAAGAAACCAATACTCAGCCAACGGTGGTGGTTGCTACAACAGCGGCGGTGACGGCGCCAGTTGTGCCACAGCAACATCAGTGGGTGGCGATGCAATATCCGGCGGCGGCGATGGTAATGCAGCATCAAATGATGGCGCCGTCACCGGGACATGGACATTATCCGATGGCACCACACTATATGCCATACCATCCGCATCATCTTCATCATGCGGCGGCGCAACAGCCACAGCAGGGTGGCGGCGGTGGAGAGAACCGGACTGTTTGGGTTGGTGATCTTCATAATTGGATGGATGAAGATTATCTTCGTAGCTGTTTTGCTTCTACCGGCGAG GTTGCTTCAATTAAAGTGATACGCAATAAACAGACTGGTTTTTCAGAGGGATATGGATTTGTGGAGTTTTTTTCACATGCTGCTGCTGAGAAGGTTTTGCAGACTTATACATGCATTGCTATGCCTAATACAGAACAACCATTCAGATTGAACTGGGCCACATTTAGCATGGGTGATAAGCGTTCAAATAACGGTTCTGACCTTTCGATATTTGTAGGAGACTTAGCTGCAGATGTAACTGACACTTTATTACATGAAACTTTTTTTAATAAATATCCATCTGTGAAAGCTGCTAAAGTAGTCATTGATGCAAATACTGGTCGCTCGAAAGGTTATGGTTTTGTTAGGTTTGGTGATGATAGTGAGAGGACTCAGGCTATGACTGAAATGAATGGAACTTATTGTTCGAGCCGGCCTATGCGTATTGGTGCTGCTACTCCACGTAAATCGTCTGGTTACCAACAACAATATGGTTCACAAG GTGGTTACATGTCAAATGGTGGATCTCATTCTGATGGAGATTCTAATAACACTACG ATATTTGTGGGAGGGCTTGACCCAACTGTAAGTGATGAGGATCTTAGGCAGCCTTTCTCTCAATATGGCGACATAATTTCAGTGAAAATTCCTATTGGAAAAGGATGTGGATTTGTACAATTCGCCAACAG AAATAATGCCGAAGAGGCACTGCAGAAATTAAATGGGACGACAATTGGGAAGCAAACAGTGAGACTTTCTTGGGGACGTAACCCAGCAAATAAGCAG TTGAGAAACGACTTTGGGAACCAATGGGCAGGGGCATACTATGGAGGGCCAATGTACGACGGGTACGATTATGCTATGACACCACCACATGACCCGAGCATGTACGCTGCTGCATACGGGTCCTACCCGATGTACGGCATTCATCAACAGCAAGTAAGCTAA